The Moorena producens PAL-8-15-08-1 genomic interval CATTGTCGCACAACTGCCTATCCTTCTCGCTGACATTAGGATTATTCTGCAAATAATGGCGCACCCAATCGCAACTCTTCGCCATTAAAGAGTCTAAGTTTAAGTCTAGATTCCAGAGTCTGATGGTCTGGTCAAAACTGCCAGAAGCCAAGGTCTGGCCATCCCGGCTGAAACTGAAGCTCTTGACAAGGTCATTATGCCTCTGGGGGGTGTGGATTTCTCTTCTCGTCTCTAGATTCCAGAGTTTGATCGTGTTGTCACTACTGCCAGAAGCCAAGGTCTGGCCATCGGGGCTGAAACTGACGCTCTTGACCCAGTTATTATGCCCGATCAGGGTGCGGATTACCTCGCCTGTCTGTAGATCCCAGAGTTTGATGGTCTTGTCATCACTGCCAGAAGCCAAGGTCTGGCCATCGGGGCTGAAACTGACGCTCATGACCCAGTTATTATGTCCGATCAGGGTGCGGATTACCTCGCCTGTCTGTAGATCCCAGAGTTTGATGGTCTTGTCACTACTGCCAGAAGCCAAGGTCTGGCCATCGGGGCTGAAACTGACGCTCATGACCCAGTTATTATGCCCGTTCAGGGTGCGAATTACCTCGCCTGTCTGTAGATCCCAGAGTTTGATCGTGTTGTCATCACTGCCAGAAGCCAAGGTCTGGCCATCCCGGCTGAAACTGACGCTAAAGACATCGTCATCATGCCCGATCAGGGTGCGGATTTCCCTTCCCGTCAAAAGATTCCAGAGTTTGATCGTGTTGTCACTACTGCCAGAAGCCAAGGTCTGGCCATCGGGGCTGAAACTGATGCTACTGACAGCCTCATCATGCCCGATCAGGGTGCGGATTTCCCTTCCCGTCAAAAGATTCCAGAGTTTGATCGTGTTGTCACTACTGCCAGAAGCCAAGGTCTGGCCATCGGGGCTGAAACTGACGCTAAAGACAATTTTATCATGCCCGATCAGGGTGCGGATTTCCCTTCCCGTCTCTAGATTCCAGAGTTTGATGGTCTTGTCATGACTGCCAGAAGCCAAGGTCTGGCCATCGGGGCTGAAACTGACGCTAAAGACATCGTCATCATGCCTCTGCAAGTGGTTGCGTTCGCTGCCTTCATAAACAACTTTCTGCAGGGCACGAATCACCTGTGGGTCGGATGCCTTGTGTTTTTGTAGGATTTTTCCTGCCCTAATCGCCTCCACGAAAGCATCAATTTGTTTATGTTCAGCAAACAGGGACAAAGAATTGCGACCGAGAGAATTGGCACGGGTTAGTTCAGAGTTTCTCCATTGCATCCAAACAGCAGCACCGAAAATTGCCCCCAAAAGAACTGAGCCAGCGATGCTCCAACGCAAAATTGTGTTACTGGCTTTTTTTCTAACACTGCGCCGCAAGAAATCAACTTCTACTTGGTTAAGCCAGTTATTATCAGAATTGAGTACCTTTTTAAACAAATCCAAACGTGGATTAGCATGCCAAAGAAACCTTGCCTTTTGCTGGCTTTCCCACTCCTGGGCTGCGGGAGTCAACCGCCGTTGTAGAAGTAAATTTTCCTCCTCCTTTTGTTTCCACTCCAGCAATCTTTGCCATCCCCGCACCAAAGCATCATGGGCAGGTTCCACATAGGGATTCCCATCAGCATCAACTCCATTCACCAGTAACCGCGCATTGGTAAAACGCTCAATTACTTCCTTCACTAAACCATTTTTCTGAGGCGGATATTCCAATTCTGATAAAGGTACGCGCCTACGGGCTAACTCACCCCCACCTAGTGCCACCATCCGCAGCATCACATGACGGATTACTTGGTCATAAGCGGGATTTTCTTGAACTAGCTTCTGATATTCCTCATCCGCCCTTTGAGTTAGCGATCGCATTACTCCCCCCAATTCACTATAATCGGCTTGAGTCAACGCCCGGTCAATAGTAATACCCCTGTATTGTGCCTCCCGTTGCCGCCTTAAATACTTGAGGTAGAGTTCGCTCAAGGCAAAAGAAAGCAGGGGCAATGCTCCGGGCATATCCGCCACTTCATCAATTAATTTTTCTACTAAATCGTGGGGCTGAAAATACATTACCCGTGCTTGAGCCGGTTTTTCTATCGCTTCGTTGAGTTCCCCTCGTGTCATCCCCGGTACAATAAATCGTCCACTTTGCCAAAGATTTATCAGTACCGTGGTTCCCAATTGATTTACTATTTCCGGTGCCAACGTTAAGCCCACATCTGTGATTTGGGGTTCAAAATCAGAACGTAGGCTTAATACTACTCGTAATTGCTCCCGATAGCCATCAATTGCTGCCAGTATCTGTTGGAAAAATTCCTGGCGCTCCTGCTCATCTTGACAGAGTGTAATGATTTCTTCGCTTTAGTCAATAAACAGTAATAACTTGGATTTTGGATTGTTTTTAACCCAAACCGCAATACTTTCAGTGAGAGTTTTTTGTGGGTTTTGTAACTCGACTTTTGGTAATCCGGCCTCAACCAGGGCTTTATTGAGAGCTTGGAAGGGGTTTTCTCCGGGACGAATTGGTGACACTATCGACCATTTACCGGTATTTTCCTGTTTCAACTGGGGAATTAATCCTGCCTTGACCAAGCTAGACTTACCTGAACCGGAAGCACCCAACACCACTGTCAGGGGATTAGCTTTGACAAAAGCTTCTAACTTTTCTACTAGTAATGTTCTACCGAAAAACAGGGCACTGTGTTTCTCGTCAAAGGAGTTTAAACCCCGATAGGGATTTTGTGACTCATCTAATGGTGGTGCTGGTGGTAAATTAAGTTCATGTCCGGGAGAAAGAAAGATATATTCTCCCTTATCGTGTTTGTTTAAACACCAAATACCAGGGGTTTGTCGTATCCGGAATTTTTCTGTGGGTATTTCGACTCGATCCCGTAAATATAAATATAATTTTGTGGCTGTAATTACCCCATCTCCAGCGGGCTTACCATTTTTGGCGGGAGGATAGATATCTGCTGCCCCTTCTAGGGCTTCTAATAATGCACTCGCAAAAGGGGAATGATTACCGAATTGACCGCGTTCGCTATCTAAATTAAAGTTATCTAAAGCCTTTTGGTCAGAAGCTGAAGACGTAATGATTTGCCATGCCGGGTCAGTAATAAAACGGTCATAACGCTCTTGGTGAATTACTTCTGGCGAGGTTAATAAATCCCTAGTACTCGACCAACGGAAAGCACCAGCAAAACAGCAGTCGAGGATACCCAAGAAATGACGACAGGGTAATTGACTTAAAGCATCGTGTAACTTCCTCATGGGCAGATAACTATTAGTATCCCCGAGTATGGCATCTTGAGGAATTAAGTAACCAGCCGGGCCATCATCCCCATTGAGAGCAACTCCATGACCAGCAAAGTAAAATAATAAGCGGTCATTTTCAGTAACTTGTTCTGGTAAGGTATGAGATAAAAATTTGTTAAAGTTAGACAGAGTTGCCACTTCGTCTAAGCATTCCCAGACTTCGTAATCATGCTTTTTGCGGAGAATTTCAACTAGTTTTTTGGCATCGTTTACGGCAGTGTTCAGGGGAGAAATGCCGTTTGTGTAGTTATTGATACCGATGATCAAGGCGAGATTGCGGGAAAACATATTATTCTCAAATGACTTCTGACTTCTGGCTTCTGACCCCTAGTGGTAATTCAAAATTCAAAATTCAAACTTCAAAATAAAGAAAATCAGTTCGCGCAGCGTGGCCTACGGCCTTAATTTGGCAATTTTTTAATTCTGGGTACAAGCCCCCCGGGTAATTAAAAATTAAAAATTAAAAATTAAAAATTAAAAATTAAAAATTAAAAATTAAAAATTAAAAATTAAAAATTAAAAATTAAAAATTAAAAATTAAAAATTAAAAATTAAAAATATAGAATTGTCCGAATCATTTTGAATTAATAATTTTGAACTTTGATAGGGAGCGCGTTAAGCAACGTGACCTACGGTAAGCGCGACTTGTGGTCTTCAATCAGTGGCGGGTACAAGCCCCCACTGATTGTCATTTTGAATTAATAATTTTTAATTTTGAATTGGAGCAAAGCGACTTGACTTCTGACTTCTGACTTGCGGACTTCTGCTATATGTGGGCGGTATAATCCCGCTCACACAGCAGTGGGATGCTCCCTATTTATTCCCCAGGATAATCTGTTGACTTTACGCAGAAATTATTAGTTTCGTAATAAATCTTCATTGGCGTATATAGCGTTTATAAATGAGATGTAAACCTAGAAGGTATTTTTTGACTGTCCAATAAAACTTCGTATCTTTTTCCCCTCTTGCCTTTCCCCTCCTGGGAGGGGTTAGGGGTCGGTTCCTCTTGTATGCAAGCATTGTTATGCAATAAGTCGTTTACAACCTAGATACAAACCCTATAATGACCAGGCTACTGATTCAAACCCAAACTGTCCCTGTGATGGTCAATCTTCCTGGGATCATCCCCATGACCCCTGCCCAGTTTTCTGAATTCTGTTTAGCCAATCGAGATCTACGAATTGAGCGCACCGCCAGTGGAGAAGTTGTAATTATGCCCCCAGTCTTTTCCGATACAGGCAATCGGAATCTGAAAATTTCTCAACAATTGGCTAACTGGGCTGATCTCGACGGTACGGGTGAAACCTTTGACTCCAGCACCGGCTTTACCTTGCCCAATGGAGCGATCCGCTCTCCAGATGCCTGTTGGATTAAACTGGAGAGCTGGAATGCCTTAACCGAAGAACAGAAAGCTTCCTTTGCCCCCATTTGCCCCGACTTTGTGATCGAGTTACGTTCGGCGAGCGATACACTCAGTGGCTTGCAAGACAAAATGCAAGAATACCTTGATAATGGCACATCACTGGGTTGGTTGATCGACCGCCAAAACCGGAAAATTTACATTTATCGTCGTGATCAGGAACCAGAGATTTTGGACAATCCTGAAACCGTTAGCGGTGCTCCGGAACTGGCGGGGTTTGTGCTAAAAATGAGCAAGATTTGGTGAAAGCAATTGTCAGCTATTAGCTATCAGCTATCAGCTATCAGCTATCAGCTATCAGCTATCAGTTATCAGCTATCAGCTATCAGCTATCAGCTATCAGCTATCAGCTATCAGCTATCAGCTATCAGCTATCAGCTATCAGCTATCAGCTATCAGTTATCAGCTATCAGCTATCAGCTATCAGTTATCAGCTATCAGCTATCAGTTATCAGCTATCAGTTATCAGCTTATGGGCTATGGACAGGCTACTTGAGGTGCTTATGGGCATAGGGTAAGCAAAGGGAAGAGCTTTTGAATAAGCGATGCAGCTTCGGAACAGGGGGTTTCCCCCACTCGCGCTTTGCATCAAGACAACAGGTAAGCATTAGTTTAATCTGAGTTATGGAAAGCTATTCGCGCAGCGTGAGCCTTTAGCTGACGGCTGACCGCTGACCGCTGACCGCTGACCGCTGACCGCTGACTGCTTAAGCATCATTGACTTACATTCTCGGTGGGTTGAGTTTCATTACTAGGTTGGATGTTGTTTGATGGCTTTAATACCAGCCAACCCAGAATAGCCGCGACTAATACCCCAACTCCCCCAATAATCCACCATTTCAGTGTTTTGTTCCCTGAAGAATTATTAGTACTATTATTAACCACAGGATTTGCCACTCTAGTAGTTGTAGCAGTAGTTGTAGCTCCTAAATCAGAGTTATTTTCTAGGGCTTTTTTCACCGCCTGGGAGAAGGCAGTTAACCCCACTGGTTCAGTAAAGTAAACCATGTGATCGCAGCCGATTTCCTGGATTTGCGGTTGTGGGTTCCGGTCTGAACCTACGCTTTTTATACTTTGTACTGTAACAACGATATCATTTGGTTGCTCAAAGAAAGCCATAGCTACAGCTTTATCAAATAACTTCTGCATTAGTCGTTGCAAGGGACTAGAAGTTTGATTGGCTTCTGCTTTCAGGGCGGCAGGAATAATAGATGTATTACCAGCAATAATTGAGTAAGGTACTTTGGGGTCAGGACTTGCTGCTAATTGTTCCAAGAACTCAGAACTGGGGTCCATCTGGTCTAGGGAAATATCAATAGTTTCAATCTCATCAACAAACCGGTTAATCGCCTTAAGCAACATCCCCATTACTGGTACTGGCCAAGGAAATTCTGACAGCCCATTTAAACCGATACTTAAGGTAGCTAATG includes:
- a CDS encoding Uma2 family endonuclease, which produces MTRLLIQTQTVPVMVNLPGIIPMTPAQFSEFCLANRDLRIERTASGEVVIMPPVFSDTGNRNLKISQQLANWADLDGTGETFDSSTGFTLPNGAIRSPDACWIKLESWNALTEEQKASFAPICPDFVIELRSASDTLSGLQDKMQEYLDNGTSLGWLIDRQNRKIYIYRRDQEPEILDNPETVSGAPELAGFVLKMSKIW